One window of the Aptenodytes patagonicus chromosome 17, bAptPat1.pri.cur, whole genome shotgun sequence genome contains the following:
- the UNC119 gene encoding protein unc-119 homolog A isoform X2: MESGTVLFEITKPAASDDCDGALLCAFPEREHNDRKDIDPNAGRFVRYQFTPAFLRLRQVGATVEFTVGDKPINNFRMIERHYFRDQLLKSFDFEFGFCIPSSKNTCEHIYEFPQLSEDLIREMILHPYETQSDSFYFVDNKLVMHNKADYSYSGGP, translated from the exons ATGGAATCTGGCACAGTCTTGTTTGAAATCACCAAACCAGCAGCCTCAG ACGACTGTGACGGAGCTTTGCTTTGCGCTTTTCCAGAACGTGAACACAATGACAGGAAGGACATTGACCCCAATGCTGGACGGTTTGTACGCTATCAGTTTACCCCAGCTTTTCTTAGACTTCGGCAAGTGGGAGCCAC GGTGGAATTCACAGTAGGGGACAAACCCATTAACAACTTCCGCATGATTGAGAGGCACTACTTCCGGGATCAGCTGCTGAAGAGTTTTGATTTTGAGTTTGGGTTCTGCATCCCCAGCAGTAAAAATACCTGTGAGCACATCTATGAATTCCCACAGCTCTCCGAGGACCTCA TTCGAGAGATGATCCTTCATCCGTATGAGACACAGTCGGACAGTTTCTACTTTGTAGACAACAAGCTCGTGATGCACAACAAGGCGGATTATTCATACAGTGGAGGACCTTGA